The Synergistaceae bacterium genomic sequence AGACAAGAGAGCCCAAATGGCGCATAAGTTCACCGTCTCCGAGTCGGACCACGGACGCCGCCTGGACAAGACCATCCGCTCCATATGGCCCTCCCTGCCCCTGAGCGTCGTGATGAAGGGCATAAGGACGGGCTCGGTCAGGCTGAACGGAAAAAAGAGCGCCTGCGACGTCAGGATAGAGGCGGGGCAGGAGGTCTACGTGCCCTGGGAGCCGCCCGCAGAGCGGGAAGGGCCTCCACTCATCCGCCGCACCCTGCCTGTGCTCTTTCGGAGCGACGGGCTGCTGGCGGTGGACAAACCCGCGAACCTGCTGGTCCAGCCGGACCGGAAGGGGCAGGACAACGTGCTGGACAGGGTGAAGTACATGATGCGTCTCGAGGGAGCGGAGGAGCGTGCCTACGCCGTTCACAGGCTC encodes the following:
- a CDS encoding RluA family pseudouridine synthase, with translation MAHKFTVSESDHGRRLDKTIRSIWPSLPLSVVMKGIRTGSVRLNGKKSACDVRIEAGQEVYVPWEPPAEREGPPLIRRTLPVLFRSDGLLAVDKPANLLVQPDRKGQDNVLDRVKYMMRLEGAEERAYAVHRLDRNTTGVLLVALSGVVLRLLQDAFRNRGIEKTYLAVVLGVVQGSGEIDAPLLKDRASNTVRVDKGGKEALT